From a single Canis aureus isolate CA01 chromosome 5, VMU_Caureus_v.1.0, whole genome shotgun sequence genomic region:
- the ATP5IF1 gene encoding ATPase inhibitor, mitochondrial — MAVSAVSSRVWLGMWGVRALQTRGFGSERSEDPGSAGSIREAGGAFGKREQAEEERYFRARTREQLAALKKHHEDEISHHIKEIERLQKEIERHKKKIKNLKSDDD; from the exons ATGGCTGTCTCGGCGGTGTCCTCGCGGGTGTGGCTGGGCATGTGGGGTGTTAGGGCCCTGCAAACCCGAGGCTTCGGCTCCGAACGG TCAGAGGACCCGGGCTCCGCGGGCTCGATccgggaggcaggtggggccttcggaaagagagagcaagctgaAGAGGAACGATACTTCCG AGCACGCACTAGAGAACAACTGGCAGCCTTGAAGAAACACCATGAAGATGAGATCAGTCATCATATAAAGGAGATTGAGCGTCTGCAGAAAGAAATTGAGCGGcacaagaagaaaatcaaaaatCTAAAATCTGATGATGATTAA